A genome region from Micromonospora inyonensis includes the following:
- a CDS encoding GNAT family N-acetyltransferase, with protein sequence MTLTLRHAVADDLMAVGDLHQRSRVAAYSSFLPPEALAVPTPEMMGDYWTQRWSYERDDHLLTVAERDGRLVGFTYVGPDGVDGRVDPGAGLLCAIHLDPTEQGRGTGRELMVDALHTMRSWGYDRAVLWVLRDNTHARRFYERGGWTPDGRERDEHFGPVVTRQLRYARPL encoded by the coding sequence GTGACGCTCACTCTCCGCCACGCCGTCGCCGACGACCTGATGGCGGTCGGCGACCTGCACCAGCGTTCCCGGGTCGCCGCGTACTCGTCATTCCTGCCGCCGGAGGCGCTGGCCGTCCCGACGCCGGAGATGATGGGTGACTACTGGACGCAGCGCTGGTCGTACGAGCGCGACGACCACCTGCTGACCGTCGCCGAACGGGACGGCCGGCTGGTCGGCTTCACCTACGTCGGCCCGGACGGCGTGGACGGTCGGGTCGACCCGGGCGCCGGCCTGCTCTGCGCGATCCACCTCGACCCGACCGAGCAGGGACGCGGCACCGGCCGGGAGTTGATGGTCGACGCGTTGCACACCATGCGCTCGTGGGGGTACGACCGCGCGGTGCTCTGGGTGCTGCGGGACAACACGCACGCCCGTCGCTTCTACGAGCGCGGCGGCTGGACCCCGGACGGCCGGGAACGCGACGAGCACTTCGGCCCGGTCGTCACCCGGCAGCTCCGCTACGCCCGTCCCCTCTGA
- a CDS encoding ribonuclease Z, translating into MSMRELTVLGTASQTPTRQRNHNGYVLRWDDEVILFDPGEGSQRQLLHTTVTATDLTRICVTHFHGDHSLGLPGIIQRLSLDRVPHPVAVHFPAGGAEYFARLRHATSFHETAELACEPVDADGQRIALRGGHTLTARRLRHPIETYGYQLVEPDGCRMLPERLAAYGIGGPAVGELIRVGHLDVGGRRVHRDEVAVPRPGQRFAFVMDTGLCDAVYALAEHADLLVIESTFLDSEATLAAEVGHLTAAQAARVATESGVRRLVLTHFSQRYADPARFAAEAREHFTGDLVIAEDLGTVAVPPRRVASPG; encoded by the coding sequence GTGTCGATGCGCGAGCTGACGGTGCTCGGCACCGCCAGTCAGACGCCGACCCGGCAGCGCAACCACAACGGGTACGTGCTGCGCTGGGACGACGAGGTGATCCTCTTCGACCCGGGCGAGGGGAGCCAACGGCAGCTCCTGCACACCACGGTCACCGCCACCGACCTGACCCGGATCTGCGTCACCCACTTCCACGGCGACCACAGTCTCGGACTGCCCGGCATCATCCAGCGCCTCTCCCTGGACCGGGTGCCGCACCCGGTGGCGGTGCACTTCCCGGCCGGCGGCGCGGAATACTTCGCCCGGCTGCGGCACGCCACCAGCTTCCACGAGACCGCCGAGCTGGCCTGCGAACCGGTCGACGCGGACGGTCAGCGGATCGCCCTGCGCGGCGGCCACACCCTGACCGCCCGCCGGCTGCGCCACCCGATCGAGACGTACGGCTACCAGCTGGTCGAACCGGACGGCTGCCGGATGCTCCCGGAGCGGCTGGCCGCGTACGGCATCGGTGGCCCGGCCGTCGGGGAGCTGATCCGCGTCGGCCACCTGGACGTCGGCGGACGCCGCGTGCACCGCGACGAGGTCGCCGTGCCCCGGCCCGGCCAGCGCTTCGCCTTCGTGATGGACACCGGCCTCTGCGACGCGGTGTACGCGCTCGCCGAGCACGCCGACCTGCTGGTGATCGAGTCGACCTTCCTCGACTCGGAGGCCACGCTCGCCGCCGAGGTCGGGCACCTCACCGCCGCCCAGGCCGCGCGGGTCGCGACCGAGTCGGGGGTACGCCGGCTCGTGCTCACCCACTTCTCCCAGCGGTACGCCGACCCGGCCCGGTTCGCCGCCGAGGCCCGCGAGCACTTCACCGGGGACCTGGTGATCGCCGAGGACCTGGGCACGGTCGCGGTGCCGCCCCGGCGGGTAGCCTCGCCGGGGTGA
- a CDS encoding osmoprotectant NAGGN system M42 family peptidase, with product MTERRPAPLPLDLDYLRQVLLELLEIPSPSGRTDHVQQYVGERLSALGVSSTLTRRGALSACLPGPRSTGADRAIVVHTDTIGGMVKRLKENGRLELKSIGTHSARFAEGAHVRIFTDNLDRVITGQVLPLKASGHRYNEAVDLQGVGWEQVEVRVDEPVEDIAGLRALGIDAGDFVAFLPNPTITPSGFVKSRHLDDKAGVAAVLTALKAMVDAGVQPRVSAHLLVTVTEEIGHGASHGLDPDVAEIVSVDAAVVAPGQQSRETAATLAMGDGVGPFDYHLTRNLASIAAEHGVDLVRDVFDYYRSDVAAAVEAGAHARVALLGFGVDATHGHERTHLDGLRHLTQLLCLYLQSDLVFPEWDAEPEGDLADFPSLAVQPASEEGPREGPIGIAEATGPGTTDHPGPDPA from the coding sequence ATGACCGAACGTCGTCCCGCCCCGCTTCCGCTCGACCTGGACTACCTGCGGCAGGTGCTGCTGGAACTCTTGGAGATCCCCAGCCCGTCGGGGCGTACCGACCACGTGCAGCAGTACGTGGGCGAGCGGCTCTCCGCCCTCGGCGTCTCCTCCACGCTGACCCGGCGGGGCGCGCTGAGCGCCTGCCTGCCCGGCCCCCGGTCCACCGGGGCGGACCGGGCGATCGTGGTGCACACCGACACCATCGGCGGGATGGTGAAGCGGCTGAAGGAGAACGGCCGGCTGGAGCTGAAGTCGATCGGCACGCACAGCGCCCGCTTCGCCGAGGGCGCCCACGTACGGATCTTCACCGACAACCTGGACCGGGTGATCACCGGCCAGGTGCTGCCGCTGAAGGCGAGCGGCCACCGCTACAACGAGGCGGTCGACCTCCAGGGCGTCGGCTGGGAGCAGGTGGAGGTCCGGGTCGACGAGCCGGTCGAGGACATCGCCGGGCTGCGGGCGCTCGGCATCGACGCGGGCGACTTCGTGGCGTTCCTGCCCAACCCGACGATCACCCCGAGCGGCTTCGTCAAGTCCCGCCACCTGGACGACAAGGCCGGCGTGGCGGCGGTGCTGACCGCGCTCAAGGCGATGGTCGACGCGGGCGTCCAGCCCCGGGTCTCCGCACACCTGCTGGTCACCGTCACCGAGGAGATCGGGCACGGGGCGAGCCACGGCCTCGACCCGGACGTCGCGGAGATCGTCTCGGTGGACGCGGCGGTGGTCGCTCCGGGGCAGCAGTCCCGGGAAACCGCGGCGACCCTGGCGATGGGCGACGGGGTCGGCCCGTTCGACTACCACCTGACCCGCAACCTCGCCTCGATCGCCGCCGAGCACGGCGTCGACCTGGTGCGGGACGTCTTCGACTACTACCGCTCGGACGTGGCGGCGGCGGTCGAGGCGGGCGCGCACGCCCGGGTGGCGCTGCTCGGCTTCGGGGTGGACGCCACCCACGGCCACGAGCGCACCCACCTGGACGGCCTGCGCCACCTGACCCAGCTGCTCTGCCTCTACCTCCAGAGCGACCTGGTCTTCCCGGAGTGGGACGCCGAGCCCGAGGGCGACCTGGCCGACTTCCCGTCGCTGGCGGTGCAGCCGGCGTCCGAGGAGGGGCCCCGCGAGGGGCCGATCGGCATCGCTGAGGCCACCGGTCCCGGCACCACCGACCACCCCGGCCCGGACCCGGCCTGA
- the ngg gene encoding N-acetylglutaminylglutamine synthetase: MTETLATGAAALTEGQRARVARRRERVGPGGDPVAPGEPAGRSTDPDAVPPAGRTDVVLDCGWGRLVFGQTFRDPADVADVLRSEAAGSRDICIYLRDPHVLVSRLHDELFIDPSLTYRLPLSPDAAPGPGSIGGEPATDGGADLPGLRIRQLRDTADADAVNRIYASNGMVTAPVDVLVANAATPSFLHLVAESATGEIVGTITGVDHVEVFDDPDNGASLWCLTVDFNHAPPGTGQALLTELAARLTDRGRAFVDLSVLAENAGAIRLYERLGFYRTATLCVKRKNPINERLFLPSLPAGYDELNPYARIVADEAMRRGIRVEVTDPAWGELRLTSGGRTILTRESLSELTSAVAMSRCDDKRVTRRILTEAGLSVPRGRTATGDDADEAFLAETGAVVVKPARGEQGNGITVGVRTPEALRTAVELARRYCPDVLIEELRAGEDLRVVVIDHEVVAAAVRRPASVTGDGVHHVTELIERQSRRRAAATGGESRIPIDDMTREVVAEAGYGMHDVLPEGTVLAVRRTANLHTGGTIHDVTGDLHPEIAEACVAASRALDIPVTGLDLLVTAPDQPEHVFIEANERPGLANHEPQPTAERFVDLLFPGTRAPHRLWSPAGTASSTA; encoded by the coding sequence GTGACCGAGACCCTGGCAACGGGGGCGGCGGCCCTGACCGAGGGGCAGCGGGCCCGGGTGGCCCGGCGACGGGAGCGGGTCGGGCCGGGCGGTGACCCGGTCGCCCCCGGCGAGCCCGCCGGCCGGTCGACCGACCCGGACGCGGTCCCGCCCGCCGGCCGTACCGACGTGGTGCTCGACTGCGGCTGGGGGCGGCTGGTCTTCGGCCAGACGTTCCGCGACCCGGCCGACGTCGCCGACGTGCTCCGCTCGGAGGCCGCCGGTTCCCGGGACATCTGCATCTACCTGCGCGATCCGCACGTGCTGGTCTCCCGCCTGCACGACGAGCTGTTCATCGATCCGTCGCTGACCTACCGGCTGCCGCTGAGCCCGGACGCGGCCCCCGGTCCCGGCTCGATCGGCGGCGAGCCGGCCACCGACGGTGGCGCGGACCTGCCGGGACTGCGCATCCGCCAGCTCCGCGACACGGCGGACGCCGACGCGGTGAACCGGATCTACGCCAGCAACGGGATGGTCACCGCCCCGGTGGACGTACTGGTCGCCAACGCCGCCACCCCGTCCTTCCTGCACCTGGTCGCCGAGTCGGCCACCGGGGAGATCGTCGGCACGATCACCGGCGTGGACCACGTCGAGGTCTTCGACGACCCGGACAACGGCGCGAGCCTGTGGTGCCTGACCGTGGACTTCAACCACGCCCCGCCCGGCACCGGCCAGGCCCTCCTGACGGAGCTGGCCGCCCGGCTCACCGACCGGGGTCGGGCCTTCGTCGACCTGTCGGTGCTGGCGGAGAACGCCGGGGCGATCCGCCTCTACGAGCGGCTGGGCTTCTACCGCACCGCCACGCTCTGCGTGAAGCGGAAGAACCCGATCAACGAGCGACTCTTCCTGCCGTCCCTGCCCGCCGGCTACGACGAGCTGAACCCGTACGCCCGGATCGTCGCCGACGAGGCGATGCGCCGGGGAATCCGGGTGGAGGTGACCGACCCGGCCTGGGGCGAGCTGCGGCTGACCAGCGGCGGGCGGACCATCCTGACCCGCGAGTCGCTCTCCGAGCTGACCTCGGCGGTGGCGATGAGCCGCTGCGACGACAAGCGGGTGACCCGCCGGATCCTCACCGAGGCCGGGCTGAGCGTGCCGCGCGGCCGGACGGCCACCGGAGACGACGCGGACGAGGCGTTCCTGGCCGAGACCGGCGCGGTGGTGGTCAAGCCGGCCCGGGGCGAGCAGGGCAACGGCATCACCGTCGGGGTGCGGACCCCGGAGGCGCTGCGCACGGCCGTCGAGCTGGCCCGACGGTACTGCCCGGACGTGCTGATCGAGGAGCTGCGCGCCGGCGAGGACCTGCGGGTGGTGGTGATCGACCACGAGGTGGTCGCGGCGGCCGTCCGCCGGCCCGCCTCGGTCACCGGCGACGGGGTGCACCACGTCACCGAGCTGATCGAGCGGCAGAGCCGCCGCCGGGCCGCCGCCACCGGTGGCGAGTCCCGCATCCCGATCGACGACATGACCCGCGAGGTGGTCGCCGAGGCCGGGTACGGCATGCACGACGTGCTCCCCGAGGGGACCGTGCTCGCCGTCCGACGGACCGCCAACCTGCACACCGGTGGCACCATCCACGACGTGACCGGCGACCTGCACCCGGAGATCGCCGAGGCGTGCGTGGCCGCCAGCCGGGCGCTGGACATCCCGGTCACCGGGCTGGACCTGCTGGTCACCGCCCCGGACCAACCGGAACACGTGTTCATCGAGGCGAACGAGCGGCCGGGGCTGGCCAACCACGAGCCCCAACCGACCGCCGAGCGCTTCGTCGACCTGCTGTTTCCGGGCACCCGGGCACCGCACCGGCTCTGGTCCCCGGCGGGTACGGCATCCTCGACGGCATGA
- a CDS encoding N-acetylglutaminylglutamine amidotransferase, with amino-acid sequence MCGLAGELRRDGSRADVAAVERMAATMHDRGPDGSGVWSQGPVALGHRRLKIIDLSAASGQPLVDSTAGLTGVFNGCVYNYRELRAELQAKGHVFFSSGDTEVVLKAYAEWGDDFVDHLVGMFAVAITERATGRLVLARDRLGIKPLYLAETPDRVRFASTLPALLAGGGIDTTVDPVALAHYLSFHSIVPPPRTILRGVAKLPPATVRVYEPDGRVTERVYWDPSFTRHPDRAGWSERDWQDALHESLTTAVRRRMVADVPVGVLLSGGLDSSLVVALLAEQGQRGLATFSIGFEAVGGREGDEFRYSDLIAKTFDTDHHQIRVATNDLVPPLEAAVAAMSEPMVSHDCVAFYLLSETVARHVKVVQSGQGADEILGGYHWYPPLADVDRAHAVDTYAKAFFDRDAAGLARVVNPDRLAGGDPAREFVAAHLGRAGADTAVDAGLRIDTQIMLTDDPVKRVDNMTMAHGLEARVPFLDHEFVELAASCPPELKLAQGGKGVLKEIGRRVLPWEVIDRPKGYFPVPGLTHLEGKVLDRVRDALSAPEARRRDLFRADYVDALLTDPNAELTPLNGNKLWQLGLLEMWLQSHGIA; translated from the coding sequence ATGTGCGGACTGGCTGGGGAGCTTCGTCGGGACGGCTCGCGTGCCGACGTCGCGGCGGTGGAGCGGATGGCGGCGACCATGCACGACCGGGGCCCCGACGGCAGCGGCGTCTGGTCGCAGGGGCCGGTCGCCCTGGGCCACCGTCGCCTCAAGATCATTGACCTGTCGGCGGCGAGCGGGCAGCCGCTGGTCGACTCGACCGCCGGGCTGACCGGCGTCTTCAACGGCTGCGTCTACAACTACCGGGAGCTGCGCGCCGAGCTCCAGGCCAAGGGACACGTCTTCTTCTCCTCGGGCGACACCGAGGTGGTGCTCAAGGCGTACGCCGAGTGGGGCGACGACTTCGTCGACCACCTGGTCGGCATGTTCGCCGTGGCGATCACCGAACGGGCCACCGGTCGCCTGGTGCTGGCCCGGGACCGGCTCGGCATCAAGCCGCTCTACCTGGCCGAGACCCCCGACCGGGTGCGGTTCGCCAGCACCCTGCCCGCCCTGCTGGCCGGTGGCGGGATCGACACCACGGTCGACCCGGTCGCGCTCGCGCACTACCTGAGCTTCCACAGCATCGTGCCACCGCCCCGGACCATCCTGCGCGGCGTGGCCAAGCTGCCCCCGGCCACCGTCCGGGTGTACGAGCCGGACGGCCGGGTCACCGAGCGGGTCTACTGGGATCCGTCGTTCACCCGCCACCCGGACCGGGCCGGCTGGTCCGAGCGGGACTGGCAGGACGCCCTCCACGAGTCGCTCACCACCGCCGTCCGGCGACGCATGGTCGCCGACGTGCCGGTGGGGGTGCTCCTCTCCGGCGGCCTGGACTCCAGCCTGGTGGTGGCGCTCCTCGCCGAGCAGGGCCAGCGCGGCCTGGCCACCTTCTCCATCGGCTTCGAGGCGGTCGGCGGCCGCGAGGGCGACGAGTTCCGCTACTCCGACCTGATCGCGAAGACCTTCGACACCGACCACCACCAGATCCGGGTCGCCACGAACGATCTCGTCCCGCCGCTGGAGGCGGCCGTGGCGGCGATGAGCGAGCCGATGGTCAGCCACGACTGCGTGGCGTTCTATCTGCTCAGCGAGACGGTCGCCCGGCACGTCAAGGTGGTCCAGTCCGGGCAGGGCGCGGACGAGATCCTCGGCGGCTACCACTGGTACCCGCCGCTGGCCGACGTCGACCGGGCGCACGCCGTCGACACGTACGCGAAGGCGTTCTTCGACCGGGACGCGGCCGGACTGGCCCGGGTGGTCAACCCGGACCGGTTGGCCGGCGGCGACCCGGCGCGCGAGTTCGTGGCCGCGCACCTGGGCCGGGCGGGCGCGGACACCGCGGTCGACGCGGGCCTGCGGATCGACACCCAGATCATGCTCACCGACGATCCGGTGAAGCGGGTCGACAACATGACGATGGCGCACGGCCTGGAGGCCCGGGTCCCCTTCCTGGACCACGAGTTCGTCGAGCTCGCCGCGAGCTGCCCGCCCGAGCTGAAGCTCGCCCAGGGCGGCAAGGGCGTGCTCAAGGAGATCGGCCGCCGGGTGCTGCCCTGGGAGGTCATCGACCGCCCGAAGGGCTACTTCCCGGTGCCCGGCCTCACCCACCTGGAGGGCAAGGTCCTCGACCGGGTCCGCGACGCGCTGTCCGCCCCGGAGGCCCGCCGCCGCGACCTGTTCCGCGCCGACTACGTCGACGCCCTCCTCACCGACCCGAACGCCGAACTCACCCCGTTGAACGGAAACAAGCTGTGGCAGCTCGGACTCCTGGAAATGTGGCTCCAGAGCCACGGAATCGCCTGA
- a CDS encoding type II toxin-antitoxin system Phd/YefM family antitoxin, with translation MTAVPFTDARNRLSELIDEVASTHERIEITRHGHAAAVLISADDLAALEETLEVLSSAEAMRQLAESKAAVEAGDILDADELAALMTKRSKQAR, from the coding sequence ATGACCGCTGTGCCGTTCACCGACGCCCGCAACCGCCTTTCGGAACTCATCGATGAGGTGGCCTCGACACATGAGCGGATAGAGATCACCAGACACGGTCACGCCGCCGCGGTGCTCATCTCTGCCGACGATCTCGCGGCGTTGGAAGAGACGCTGGAGGTCCTGTCCAGCGCCGAGGCCATGCGGCAACTTGCCGAGTCCAAGGCAGCCGTCGAGGCCGGTGACATCCTCGACGCCGACGAACTCGCGGCGTTGATGACGAAGCGGTCGAAGCAGGCACGGTGA
- the msrA gene encoding peptide-methionine (S)-S-oxide reductase MsrA, translating into MFLRRMKAEMITPDQALPGRPLAMPVSDRHEVLGTPLKGPFPEGAQVAVFGMGCFWGAERLFWGLPGVITTSVGYAGGYTPNPTYEEVCSGRTGHAEVVQVVYDPTTIAYEDLLKVFWENHDPTQGMRQGNDVGTQYRSTIYTTSDEQAATAKASRDAFAPIVARAGRGEITTEIDQLGDYFFAEDYHQQYLAPTKNPSGYCNHGPNGMTCPIGVAKIA; encoded by the coding sequence GTGTTCCTGCGCCGCATGAAGGCCGAAATGATCACGCCCGACCAGGCCCTGCCCGGCCGGCCCCTGGCGATGCCGGTCAGCGACCGGCACGAGGTGCTCGGCACCCCGCTGAAGGGCCCGTTCCCCGAGGGCGCGCAGGTGGCGGTCTTCGGGATGGGCTGCTTCTGGGGCGCGGAGCGCCTGTTCTGGGGCCTTCCCGGCGTGATCACCACCTCCGTCGGGTACGCGGGCGGCTACACCCCCAACCCGACGTACGAGGAGGTCTGCTCCGGTCGTACCGGCCACGCCGAGGTGGTCCAGGTGGTCTACGACCCCACGACGATCGCGTACGAGGACCTGCTCAAGGTCTTCTGGGAGAACCACGACCCGACCCAGGGCATGCGCCAGGGCAACGACGTCGGCACCCAGTACCGGTCGACCATCTACACCACCAGCGACGAACAGGCCGCCACCGCGAAGGCATCCCGGGACGCGTTCGCCCCGATCGTGGCCCGCGCCGGCCGGGGAGAGATCACCACGGAGATCGACCAGCTCGGCGACTACTTCTTCGCCGAGGACTACCACCAGCAGTACCTCGCCCCGACGAAAAACCCGAGTGGTTATTGCAATCATGGCCCTAATGGCATGACTTGTCCGATTGGCGTGGCCAAGATCGCCTAG
- a CDS encoding transposase: MQRRLVGIDLGIASAHTVRVRDEAGREVCRRRCEPTVESLTAIESAALAGAATGTRLEVVIEPTGPAWLPIAVFFTARGHLVFRVSSAKAADLRRFLSRHAKSNGIDADTLARLPLIDPDGLRPLELPGAAAAALDRRVRACDRLTMAASEHKVRIKDLVRQVMPCTPLTGDLGKADLAVLERYADPRALLRLGRARLTALIVKASHNHQGAARAEQWLAAAQAAVDLYGDHPAVAFTDLAAEIATEVRLLRAIATELAAHAAERETCYRWVDPMQLARSLPGLAEVGGPAMTAVIGDAARFPTAAHFKSYLGLAPRASETGDTDRKGQPMSKAGSRLARATLIRAADWARKQDPQLARVYHQQMVERGAEHLKASCVVAARLAERLWTVMRRRMPYVICDIDGTPVTPQQAKQIIAQQWTVTEEIRRRRRSNKRRAGKAPHQVLTGHDRKDARSVRTRRPSPPESSATPSRTVKQPAVLTTDPR; encoded by the coding sequence GTGCAGCGCAGGTTGGTCGGTATCGATTTGGGGATCGCGTCGGCGCACACGGTACGGGTGCGTGACGAGGCCGGACGGGAGGTGTGCCGGCGGCGGTGCGAGCCGACGGTGGAGAGCCTGACCGCGATCGAGTCCGCGGCGTTGGCCGGCGCTGCGACGGGGACGCGGTTGGAGGTGGTGATCGAGCCGACCGGGCCGGCGTGGCTGCCGATCGCGGTGTTCTTCACCGCTCGGGGGCATCTGGTGTTCCGGGTGTCGAGTGCGAAGGCGGCGGATCTGCGCCGGTTCCTGTCGCGGCATGCGAAGTCCAACGGCATCGACGCGGATACCCTGGCCCGCCTGCCGTTGATCGACCCGGACGGGCTACGGCCCCTCGAACTGCCGGGCGCGGCCGCGGCGGCGTTGGACCGGCGGGTGCGCGCGTGTGACCGGCTGACCATGGCCGCATCCGAGCACAAGGTGCGGATCAAGGATCTGGTCCGGCAGGTCATGCCGTGCACCCCGCTGACCGGTGATCTGGGCAAGGCCGATCTGGCGGTGCTGGAACGCTACGCCGACCCGCGTGCCCTGCTGCGGCTGGGCCGGGCCCGGCTGACCGCGCTGATCGTCAAGGCCTCCCACAACCACCAAGGAGCGGCACGCGCCGAGCAGTGGCTGGCCGCCGCCCAAGCGGCGGTCGACCTCTACGGTGATCACCCGGCGGTCGCGTTCACCGACCTGGCCGCCGAGATCGCCACCGAGGTCCGGCTACTACGCGCCATCGCCACCGAGCTGGCCGCGCACGCGGCCGAGCGGGAGACCTGCTACCGGTGGGTCGACCCGATGCAACTGGCCCGTAGCCTGCCCGGCCTGGCCGAGGTCGGCGGACCGGCGATGACCGCGGTCATCGGTGACGCCGCCCGGTTCCCCACCGCGGCGCACTTCAAGTCCTACTTGGGGCTGGCGCCGCGCGCGTCAGAGACCGGTGACACCGACCGCAAGGGCCAGCCGATGTCCAAGGCCGGCTCCCGGCTGGCCCGGGCCACTCTGATCCGGGCCGCGGACTGGGCCCGCAAGCAGGACCCGCAGCTCGCGCGCGTCTACCACCAGCAGATGGTCGAACGCGGTGCCGAACACCTCAAGGCCAGCTGTGTGGTCGCGGCCCGGCTCGCCGAACGGCTCTGGACCGTGATGCGCCGCCGCATGCCGTATGTCATCTGCGACATCGACGGCACCCCGGTCACCCCACAGCAGGCGAAACAGATCATCGCGCAGCAGTGGACCGTGACCGAGGAGATCCGCCGCAGGCGGCGCAGCAACAAGCGCAGGGCGGGGAAGGCCCCTCACCAAGTCCTCACGGGACATGACCGAAAAGACGCCCGAAGCGTACGAACGAGGCGACCTTCCCCACCCGAATCCTCCGCGACACCGTCACGGACCGTCAAGCAACCCGCCGTCTTGACAACCGATCCTCGATAG
- a CDS encoding GNAT family N-acetyltransferase, with amino-acid sequence MQIREMEPGTDEAVARALLRVQRAAYAVEAALIGDDRIPTLRETLDQLRAAPLRWLAAVADDAATEDEATDHVATGHTAADDAGAGGSGGGRLVGAVAWTEDATTVDIDRLVVDPAAHRRGVGRMLVGEVLTRAGGRTVVVATGRANRPARALYESSGFVVLGDAEPVPGLWITRYTRPGPEERAAATRSA; translated from the coding sequence ATGCAGATCAGGGAGATGGAGCCGGGCACGGACGAGGCGGTGGCGCGGGCGCTGCTGCGGGTGCAGCGGGCCGCGTACGCGGTGGAGGCGGCGCTGATCGGCGACGACCGCATCCCCACCCTGAGGGAGACCCTCGACCAGCTGCGCGCCGCGCCCCTGCGCTGGCTCGCCGCCGTCGCCGATGACGCGGCGACCGAAGACGAGGCGACCGACCACGTGGCAACCGGTCACACGGCGGCCGATGACGCGGGGGCGGGTGGGTCCGGTGGAGGTCGCCTGGTCGGCGCGGTGGCCTGGACGGAGGACGCGACGACGGTCGACATCGACCGGCTCGTGGTCGACCCGGCCGCCCACCGGCGCGGCGTCGGCCGGATGCTGGTCGGTGAGGTGCTGACCCGGGCCGGCGGCCGCACCGTGGTCGTCGCCACCGGCCGGGCGAACCGGCCGGCACGGGCGCTCTACGAGTCGTCCGGCTTCGTGGTGCTCGGTGACGCCGAACCCGTCCCCGGCCTCTGGATCACCCGCTACACCCGCCCAGGGCCGGAGGAGAGAGCCGCCGCGACGCGGTCGGCGTAG
- a CDS encoding HIT family protein: MSGCVFCGIVAGTVPAFRVTDEADGVAFLDTRPVFRGHVLVAPRTHLVTLADLPPESIAGYFGLVRRLAVAVEAGLDAGGTFVAMNNKVSQSVPHLHTHVVPRTKGDGLRGFFWPRTRYADDAEAQSYADRVAAALSSGPGRV; the protein is encoded by the coding sequence ATGAGCGGGTGCGTGTTCTGCGGCATCGTGGCGGGTACGGTACCGGCGTTCCGGGTCACCGACGAGGCGGACGGGGTGGCGTTCCTGGACACCCGGCCGGTGTTCCGGGGGCACGTGCTGGTGGCGCCCCGGACCCACCTGGTGACCCTGGCCGACCTGCCGCCGGAGTCCATCGCCGGCTACTTCGGGCTGGTCCGCCGGCTCGCCGTGGCGGTCGAGGCCGGGCTGGACGCGGGCGGCACCTTCGTGGCGATGAACAACAAGGTCTCCCAGTCGGTGCCGCACCTGCACACCCACGTGGTGCCCCGGACGAAGGGCGACGGGCTGCGCGGCTTCTTCTGGCCCCGGACCCGTTACGCCGACGATGCCGAGGCGCAGTCCTACGCCGACCGCGTCGCGGCGGCTCTCTCCTCCGGCCCTGGGCGGGTGTAG